Proteins encoded in a region of the Paenibacillus pedocola genome:
- a CDS encoding carbohydrate ABC transporter permease, with translation MSVAAYGRLRSKKRRNRTMNLITFVVVVLFAILAIFPIWWIFRTSLMTNAEIYKYPPSLIPDNWLFSNYEKTLKVFKFWKYLWNTMVIIVPSCLAGTFTATLCGYAFARLRFRGKSLIWALCVGSMLLPAMVTLIPLYIGWTRGLGFSDSYWPLILPYFCGGGAFNIFLIRQFIMSIPRELDQAATIDGAGYFRILFNIIMPAIRPAMIVVALFIFIGLWNDLLQQMIYINSSDKYTIALGLTNFRGQLKSDWSLTMAATCLSFAPGVIFYLIGQRYFVEGITLTGLKN, from the coding sequence ATGAGCGTAGCAGCATACGGCAGGCTAAGAAGCAAGAAGCGCAGAAACAGAACAATGAACCTTATAACTTTTGTCGTCGTCGTATTATTTGCCATCCTGGCAATTTTCCCGATTTGGTGGATTTTTCGCACCTCGCTGATGACGAATGCGGAGATTTACAAATATCCGCCCTCGCTAATACCGGACAATTGGCTGTTTTCCAATTATGAGAAGACGCTGAAGGTATTTAAATTCTGGAAGTACTTATGGAACACGATGGTGATTATCGTCCCTTCCTGCCTGGCAGGTACCTTTACGGCTACTTTGTGCGGTTATGCTTTTGCAAGGCTGCGCTTTCGCGGAAAAAGCCTGATCTGGGCACTCTGCGTAGGGTCCATGCTGCTGCCTGCCATGGTTACACTTATTCCGCTGTATATCGGCTGGACGCGGGGTTTGGGCTTCAGTGACAGCTATTGGCCTTTGATTCTGCCGTATTTCTGCGGGGGCGGTGCATTCAATATCTTTCTGATCCGCCAGTTTATAATGTCCATCCCGCGGGAGCTTGATCAAGCAGCAACCATTGACGGTGCCGGTTATTTCCGTATTCTGTTCAATATTATTATGCCAGCCATAAGGCCGGCAATGATCGTCGTTGCCTTGTTTATCTTCATCGGGCTATGGAATGATCTGCTTCAACAGATGATTTACATTAATTCTAGCGATAAATATACGATAGCACTTGGACTTACCAATTTTAGAGGCCAGCTAAAAAGCGACTGGTCGTTGACGATGGCGGCAACATGCCTGTCCTTTGCTCCAGGCGTCATTTTCTATCTGATTGGTCAAAGGTATTTTGTAGAGGGTATTACCCTTACCGGCTTAAAGAATTAG
- a CDS encoding carbohydrate ABC transporter permease has product METINKQQKRRSRIFSAEARVAYICLIPAFLGLIFLTYLPLVGVLGISLTNWTGLKSPVFIGFDNYIKIFTADPYIKDSIISTIYYAALSVAGSMIYSLFIALLLNRKIPARGFFRAVFYVPYVLPAAAIYVGWSWLYEGNFGFFNYVLSELGLKKILFIADSSYVVPSLSLISVWLAGNLIVIFLAGLQNVPVVYHEAAEVDGAGGWKRFRHITLPCMTPIIFYNLLMSLIANLQVVTPALALTNGGPGNSSRFLTYLMYDQAFVNYKLGYACATTLIIFAILAVFTTLLFKTSGRWIYNEGGDDK; this is encoded by the coding sequence ATGGAAACCATTAATAAACAGCAAAAACGGCGTTCCCGTATTTTTTCAGCCGAGGCACGCGTTGCTTATATATGTTTGATTCCAGCTTTTCTAGGCCTAATCTTTCTGACGTACTTGCCTCTTGTCGGGGTGCTGGGAATCAGCTTGACGAATTGGACCGGGTTAAAAAGCCCCGTGTTCATAGGCTTCGATAATTACATCAAAATATTTACTGCTGATCCTTACATTAAGGACTCCATCATCTCGACGATCTACTACGCGGCTCTTTCAGTAGCCGGAAGCATGATTTATTCATTGTTTATTGCGCTGCTGCTGAACCGTAAAATTCCGGCGAGAGGTTTTTTTAGAGCTGTATTTTATGTGCCGTATGTGCTTCCCGCTGCAGCAATCTATGTAGGATGGTCTTGGCTTTACGAGGGGAACTTCGGATTCTTTAACTATGTCCTTTCTGAACTGGGACTGAAAAAGATTCTGTTTATCGCTGATTCCAGCTATGTCGTCCCTTCCCTCTCCCTGATTTCGGTTTGGCTGGCCGGGAATCTAATTGTTATCTTTTTGGCGGGGCTGCAGAACGTACCGGTTGTATACCATGAAGCAGCTGAAGTGGATGGCGCGGGTGGTTGGAAACGCTTTCGACACATCACCCTGCCATGTATGACGCCGATTATTTTTTATAACCTGCTGATGAGTCTGATTGCCAACCTTCAAGTTGTAACACCGGCGCTTGCGTTAACCAATGGCGGCCCGGGCAACTCTTCCCGGTTTTTAACTTATCTGATGTACGATCAGGCATTTGTAAATTACAAATTAGGTTATGCCTGTGCAACGACCCTGATTATTTTTGCTATCCTGGCAGTCTTTACTACGTTGTTATTTAAGACGTCGGGCCGGTGGATCTACAATGAAGGAGGCGACGACAAATGA
- a CDS encoding ABC transporter substrate-binding protein, producing MKTGKKLGAGLILAALVMSAAGCGNNETNTASPGSEPAKIPETSSEKVKIVYSMWGSAAEGNTTQAVADRFNASQDKIEVEVQAIPWENYMTKLNTLATAGQLPDTGMLKEDGVIQWSSEGMLNDVSGMYEGSDSKPLDSLAYKYKGKTVAYAAANEILLLYYNKDMFDKANVPYPPAALDQAWTWDQFVETAKKLTNDKDGKHPGEEGFNSQSIVQYGASVENLPWQLETWALSNGGGFYSEDGTEVKVGDDASVEAIQRVADLYLKDHVAPLSVGQTDDGIQRTIIAGTVAMATNGQWNVGTSLNTAKEEGLNYGVAVLPYMKDKVTISTGGANVVFSQTKHPKEAMEWLKWYNSEENNWELISSGIWMPTLDKWYKDETLTRKWVENPNFPPYDEYKSAVVDYAQSSAAKPAAWFYTNYTTDFNTLLGSILGDVWTGKTTAKDAISKNLDALKAAHTGNQ from the coding sequence ATGAAAACAGGAAAGAAACTTGGGGCAGGTCTTATCCTCGCTGCATTGGTAATGAGTGCTGCTGGATGCGGAAACAATGAGACAAATACTGCATCACCTGGATCAGAGCCTGCCAAAATACCTGAAACGTCTTCTGAAAAGGTCAAGATTGTTTACTCCATGTGGGGAAGTGCGGCTGAAGGTAATACAACTCAGGCAGTGGCGGACCGGTTCAATGCTTCCCAGGATAAAATCGAGGTGGAAGTGCAGGCGATTCCCTGGGAGAACTACATGACAAAGCTGAATACGCTTGCAACAGCCGGCCAGTTGCCGGATACAGGGATGCTGAAGGAGGATGGGGTTATTCAATGGTCCTCGGAAGGCATGCTGAACGATGTGAGCGGCATGTACGAGGGAAGCGACAGCAAGCCGCTGGATAGCTTGGCCTACAAATATAAGGGAAAAACCGTTGCTTATGCTGCTGCCAATGAAATTCTCCTGCTCTATTACAACAAGGACATGTTTGATAAAGCGAACGTACCTTATCCTCCGGCTGCCTTGGATCAGGCATGGACATGGGATCAATTCGTAGAAACCGCCAAGAAACTGACGAATGACAAGGACGGCAAGCATCCCGGCGAGGAGGGCTTTAATTCACAGAGCATCGTCCAGTATGGCGCTTCTGTCGAGAACCTTCCGTGGCAGCTGGAAACCTGGGCACTCAGCAACGGTGGAGGCTTCTATTCCGAAGATGGTACAGAGGTTAAGGTTGGGGATGACGCCAGTGTTGAAGCTATTCAGCGGGTTGCAGATCTGTACTTGAAGGACCATGTTGCCCCGCTGTCCGTCGGACAGACCGATGATGGGATTCAGCGTACCATTATTGCAGGTACTGTCGCTATGGCTACAAATGGTCAATGGAACGTAGGAACCAGCCTGAATACGGCAAAAGAAGAAGGGTTGAACTATGGCGTAGCTGTACTGCCCTACATGAAGGATAAAGTTACCATCAGTACAGGCGGCGCCAATGTTGTCTTTTCCCAGACCAAACATCCCAAAGAAGCGATGGAATGGCTGAAATGGTATAACTCCGAAGAAAACAACTGGGAACTCATCTCATCGGGTATTTGGATGCCGACGCTGGATAAATGGTATAAGGATGAAACGCTCACCCGTAAATGGGTTGAGAATCCAAACTTCCCTCCATATGACGAATACAAGTCTGCCGTTGTTGATTATGCGCAATCGTCTGCCGCCAAACCTGCAGCATGGTTCTATACGAACTATACAACGGACTTTAACACGTTACTCGGGTCAATATTGGGGGATGTCTGGACTGGTAAGACTACCGCCAAGGATGCGATCTCCAAAAATCTTGATGCTTTGAAGGCGGCTCATACAGGCAACCAATAA
- a CDS encoding LacI family DNA-binding transcriptional regulator, with protein sequence MKKIGIKDIALRANVSTAIVSYVINGTRNVRPETKERVLKVIEEFNYRPNAIAQSLKSRRTNTIGVIAEDITVFNTPEIIDGINEYAEKHDMHILLTNLRLQKKVGYNYADTSTYQKHAQAAVSDLLSNQVEGIVYIGVHPRDLTGLIHTNDRPIVYTYCYAQNECSIQYNDEQASYDAIQYLVSKGHSRIAVISGLMDSIPSRLRFNGYYKALTEFQLYFDPQFIKVGDWGGESGYQLLGELMELPDPPTAILIMNDLMAAGALRAASERGISVPKDLSIVGFDNREFSAYLSPRITTMDLPLHDMGILAMKALRNRISGNEEAIEDPPVCKLIERDSVAAPRSGVK encoded by the coding sequence ATGAAAAAAATCGGAATTAAAGATATTGCCTTGCGCGCAAATGTATCCACCGCGATAGTATCATATGTGATAAATGGCACACGCAACGTAAGACCCGAGACGAAAGAGAGAGTCTTAAAGGTAATAGAAGAATTTAATTATAGGCCTAATGCGATTGCACAGAGCTTAAAGAGCAGAAGAACGAACACGATCGGAGTCATTGCGGAAGACATAACCGTCTTTAACACACCGGAAATTATTGATGGAATCAATGAATATGCAGAGAAGCATGATATGCATATTCTGTTAACCAACCTGCGGCTGCAAAAAAAGGTAGGCTATAATTATGCGGATACCTCTACTTATCAAAAGCATGCTCAGGCTGCGGTATCGGATCTATTATCTAACCAGGTTGAGGGTATCGTGTATATTGGTGTACATCCCCGTGATTTAACGGGACTGATTCATACGAATGACAGGCCGATTGTCTACACGTATTGTTACGCACAGAATGAGTGTTCCATTCAATATAATGATGAGCAAGCCTCGTATGATGCCATCCAATATTTAGTCAGTAAGGGACATTCTCGAATCGCGGTCATCAGCGGATTAATGGATTCGATTCCTTCGAGGCTGCGGTTTAACGGTTATTATAAGGCGCTGACTGAATTTCAGCTGTATTTCGACCCGCAGTTTATCAAAGTAGGTGACTGGGGAGGAGAATCGGGATATCAGCTTCTGGGTGAACTTATGGAATTGCCGGACCCGCCTACGGCTATTCTCATTATGAATGATTTGATGGCTGCCGGTGCACTCCGGGCTGCATCTGAACGGGGGATCTCTGTACCTAAGGATCTGTCCATTGTAGGTTTTGATAACCGGGAATTCAGCGCTTATTTGAGCCCGAGAATTACGACCATGGATTTACCGCTGCATGATATGGGGATATTGGCGATGAAGGCTCTTAGAAATAGGATCAGCGGAAATGAGGAGGCGATAGAGGATCCCCCGGTATGCAAACTGATTGAGCGGGATTCTGTGGCTGCGCCTAGAAGCGGTGTTAAATAA
- a CDS encoding DUF4432 family protein encodes MNKWTLSDPHNQSMDLPNQGYINKVSITDVKGASMTMIEISNGSLRFTVLLERGMDIGELHLGSEKMSWDRSEDYLLHPSNVDLNESNGTGWMKGFYGAVAAIGPECFGTPGEGFTLHGTGSYSETLPESIQVTWDDQSVRIEGRVPVKNREGELIFEKRIQMSAVWGGTLLLREETVRNSSGQVQVLDDGYHIQLSGAYMSQGGRYVLPANQHELLLRDSAPAEKDPFHIPSKEEGASPIRCYQYVPGQVVGLSSFDKIAPFMSKMNLSRGLTGEMVVNTGKTYAGYVIRPLYDFPRSLIAKQIDSSLMFAIEPCRTRPNRMSQKIIDGEALFMREGETLSSCCIIGLSNSRDEIHNLENMILSAAAAT; translated from the coding sequence ATGAATAAGTGGACGTTATCAGACCCTCATAATCAGAGCATGGATCTTCCTAATCAGGGCTATATAAATAAAGTCAGCATTACGGATGTAAAGGGAGCCTCAATGACTATGATCGAGATATCGAATGGAAGCTTACGGTTCACTGTACTCCTTGAAAGAGGGATGGACATCGGTGAACTTCATCTGGGGTCAGAAAAGATGAGCTGGGACAGGAGCGAGGACTATTTACTGCATCCCTCAAACGTAGATCTTAATGAGTCCAACGGAACAGGCTGGATGAAGGGCTTTTACGGAGCGGTAGCTGCTATTGGTCCGGAATGTTTCGGGACACCGGGTGAAGGCTTTACTCTGCATGGCACGGGATCGTATTCGGAAACACTGCCGGAGAGTATTCAAGTTACCTGGGATGACCAGTCCGTGAGGATAGAAGGAAGGGTCCCGGTCAAGAACCGGGAAGGCGAGCTGATATTTGAGAAACGGATACAAATGAGTGCAGTATGGGGTGGAACTCTTCTTTTACGTGAGGAAACAGTAAGGAACAGCAGCGGCCAGGTACAGGTTCTCGATGACGGATACCATATACAATTGTCGGGGGCGTACATGAGTCAGGGCGGCAGATATGTTCTGCCCGCTAATCAGCATGAGTTATTATTAAGAGACTCAGCTCCTGCGGAGAAGGATCCTTTCCATATTCCCTCCAAGGAAGAGGGGGCATCTCCAATTAGATGTTACCAGTATGTTCCCGGACAGGTAGTGGGCCTATCTAGCTTTGATAAAATTGCCCCGTTCATGAGTAAAATGAACCTAAGCAGAGGACTCACAGGTGAGATGGTTGTAAATACGGGAAAGACTTATGCGGGTTATGTCATCAGGCCGCTTTACGATTTCCCCAGATCACTTATAGCTAAACAGATTGACAGCAGTTTGATGTTCGCCATCGAACCCTGCAGAACACGGCCGAATCGGATGTCGCAGAAGATCATAGACGGCGAGGCACTATTTATGCGGGAAGGTGAAACTTTATCGTCTTGCTGTATCATTGGCCTTTCCAATTCCAGAGATGAAATTCACAACCTGGAGAATATGATTTTATCTGCAGCTGCTGCTACCTGA
- a CDS encoding carbohydrate ABC transporter permease — protein METVQRKKFTAASWLLLVLFAILAVLMLFPLYALFLASLKPASELFRYGLNVRLDFDVMSLDNYRSIFTGKGEAGHYFEWYSNSVIITVLFTLLSLLFSSMVGYGLGMYRFKGRNLIFTLVLIVMMIPVEIILLPLYKLTVSLKLINTVWGIILPFMVAPLPIFFFRQFALGLPKDFMDAGRIDGCTEFGIFFRIMVPLMAPAYGAITILQAMNSWNNFLWPLIVLRTTDKFTLPIGLASFVTPLGSNYEALIAGAVLAILPILILFLFFQRYFIEGLTVGGVKG, from the coding sequence ATGGAAACTGTACAGCGTAAAAAATTCACTGCTGCTTCTTGGCTCCTGCTGGTATTGTTCGCCATACTGGCAGTGCTGATGCTGTTCCCTCTATACGCTCTGTTTCTGGCTTCCTTGAAGCCGGCCAGTGAGCTGTTCCGGTACGGGCTGAATGTCAGGCTAGATTTTGATGTAATGAGTCTGGATAATTACCGCAGTATCTTTACCGGGAAAGGTGAGGCGGGCCATTATTTCGAATGGTATTCGAATAGTGTAATCATTACAGTATTGTTTACCTTGCTTAGTCTGCTCTTCTCATCCATGGTGGGCTATGGACTTGGCATGTACCGGTTCAAAGGCCGTAATCTGATTTTCACACTGGTTCTGATTGTAATGATGATCCCGGTTGAAATTATTTTGCTTCCATTATACAAACTGACAGTAAGCCTGAAGCTGATCAACACCGTATGGGGCATTATCCTGCCCTTTATGGTTGCGCCTCTGCCGATTTTTTTCTTCCGCCAGTTTGCGCTTGGGCTGCCAAAGGATTTTATGGATGCCGGGCGGATCGACGGTTGTACAGAATTCGGAATTTTCTTCAGAATTATGGTGCCGTTGATGGCACCGGCTTACGGAGCGATTACGATTCTGCAGGCGATGAACAGCTGGAATAACTTCCTCTGGCCGCTGATCGTCCTCAGAACCACCGACAAATTCACGCTGCCTATTGGACTCGCATCCTTTGTTACGCCGCTGGGCAGCAATTATGAGGCGCTGATTGCAGGTGCTGTGCTGGCCATTCTGCCCATCCTGATCCTGTTCTTATTCTTCCAACGTTATTTTATTGAGGGATTGACTGTAGGCGGAGTCAAAGGTTAA
- a CDS encoding carbohydrate ABC transporter permease, whose protein sequence is MQQQINREPALASKPRNRLANSQHLAPYLFVLPFIISFLLFFAYPLINAIIMSFQSVLPGEVTFVGLDNYRELWNTDFADALYNSSRYTLFTLLLLIPIPLLLAVMLNSKKMPFSNFFRSTLFIPALTSVVVAGVVFRMIFGELDGALMNSFLHLFGISSQRWLYSSELSMFALLVLASWRWIGINILYFLSALQNIPSDLYEAADIDGAGTRTKFMKITVPLLKPITVYVLTISIYGGYAMFTESYMLWAGKPSPQNIGLTIVGYIYQQGFQYFNLGFGSAIGVTLLGITLAVSMLQLILTGMFKKEE, encoded by the coding sequence ATGCAGCAACAAATAAACAGAGAGCCGGCTTTGGCCTCTAAGCCGCGAAATCGGCTGGCAAATTCTCAGCATCTCGCCCCATATTTGTTTGTATTGCCGTTTATAATCTCGTTTCTGTTGTTTTTCGCTTATCCGTTGATCAATGCTATCATAATGAGCTTTCAAAGTGTATTGCCCGGTGAAGTCACCTTTGTCGGTCTGGATAATTACCGCGAGCTGTGGAATACAGATTTCGCAGATGCGTTATACAACAGCAGCCGCTATACACTGTTTACGCTGCTTCTGCTGATACCGATTCCCTTACTGCTCGCAGTCATGCTGAATTCGAAAAAAATGCCGTTCAGTAATTTTTTTCGCTCGACGTTGTTTATCCCCGCCCTTACATCAGTAGTGGTAGCCGGGGTGGTGTTCCGCATGATCTTTGGAGAATTGGATGGCGCTTTGATGAATTCGTTCCTGCATTTGTTCGGTATTTCCAGCCAGCGGTGGCTGTACAGCTCAGAGCTTTCAATGTTTGCGCTGCTGGTGCTGGCCTCTTGGCGCTGGATCGGAATTAACATCCTTTATTTCCTTTCTGCACTGCAGAATATCCCGTCTGATTTGTATGAAGCAGCAGATATTGATGGAGCAGGTACAAGAACGAAGTTTATGAAGATTACAGTACCGTTGCTGAAACCAATCACTGTCTATGTGCTGACAATTAGTATTTATGGTGGTTATGCCATGTTCACCGAAAGCTACATGCTGTGGGCCGGTAAGCCGTCGCCGCAAAATATTGGGCTGACGATTGTTGGATACATTTATCAGCAGGGTTTTCAGTATTTCAATCTTGGCTTTGGTTCGGCCATCGGCGTTACGCTGTTAGGCATTACCCTGGCAGTCAGTATGCTGCAGCTTATTTTAACCGGCATGTTCAAGAAGGAGGAGTAG
- a CDS encoding ABC transporter substrate-binding protein: MKKQGLVTLAAMMALSMGLSGCGGAGNNTKNATGSAPVKTDNAQAESTTNAGGSAKAEKLVFWTFVDAHQKFMESMADSWNQSHPDKQIELEGTTIPYDDMHTKLLIALQSGVGAPDLVDIEQSKFPNFMKGTPQLVSLNDILEPELGNIVKSRVEIYSKDSTYYGIDYHVGATVMYYNKELMDQAGLNADDIKTWTDFETAGKTMLEKTGKPMITFEGNGNWSWWPAISQQGSDQVDKDGNATVDTPVNVQTMQFFQKLVKEGVAAVAPGAGHDTEEYFGYMDSESAASVFMPFWFMGRFTDHMPDLKGKMIIRPMPAWTEGGNRSAGMGGTATSITNQAKNPELLKEFLSYAKLSKEGNIQIWKQLGFDPIRTDVWNDPAMKESNKYTDYFGTDIFDTLLSVKDEIAPVNIREISPKVFDAIRNEAIPMIFIDMADPAVVLKKVQDSLK, translated from the coding sequence ATGAAGAAGCAAGGGTTAGTTACACTGGCAGCAATGATGGCTCTGAGTATGGGACTTAGCGGCTGCGGGGGGGCTGGAAATAATACTAAGAACGCTACCGGTAGCGCGCCGGTAAAAACAGATAACGCTCAAGCCGAGAGCACAACCAATGCAGGGGGAAGCGCAAAGGCGGAGAAACTGGTCTTCTGGACTTTTGTGGATGCACATCAGAAATTTATGGAGAGTATGGCGGACAGCTGGAACCAATCCCATCCCGACAAGCAAATTGAGCTGGAGGGCACGACGATTCCTTATGACGATATGCATACCAAACTGCTGATTGCACTGCAATCCGGTGTAGGCGCTCCCGACCTGGTCGATATTGAGCAGAGCAAATTCCCGAATTTCATGAAAGGCACACCGCAGCTAGTTTCCTTGAATGATATCCTTGAACCGGAGCTGGGCAATATCGTCAAGTCCAGAGTGGAGATCTATAGTAAGGACTCTACGTATTATGGTATTGACTACCATGTTGGCGCTACGGTGATGTACTACAATAAAGAACTGATGGATCAAGCCGGATTGAACGCCGACGATATCAAGACCTGGACCGACTTCGAAACTGCCGGCAAAACTATGCTGGAAAAGACTGGCAAGCCTATGATTACATTTGAAGGCAACGGCAACTGGTCATGGTGGCCGGCGATTAGCCAACAAGGCTCTGACCAAGTGGATAAAGACGGCAATGCTACAGTAGATACCCCGGTCAATGTGCAGACAATGCAATTCTTCCAGAAGCTGGTCAAGGAGGGCGTAGCAGCTGTTGCTCCGGGTGCAGGCCATGATACCGAAGAATACTTTGGCTACATGGACTCTGAAAGCGCTGCCTCTGTCTTTATGCCGTTCTGGTTCATGGGCCGCTTCACCGACCATATGCCCGATCTCAAAGGTAAAATGATCATTCGTCCGATGCCGGCTTGGACTGAGGGCGGAAACCGTTCCGCAGGTATGGGAGGAACCGCAACCTCTATTACTAATCAGGCCAAAAATCCGGAACTGCTGAAGGAATTCCTGTCGTACGCCAAGCTTTCCAAGGAGGGGAATATTCAAATTTGGAAGCAGCTCGGATTTGACCCTATCCGTACCGATGTGTGGAATGATCCTGCAATGAAGGAATCCAATAAATACACGGACTATTTCGGCACGGACATCTTCGATACGCTGCTTAGCGTCAAGGATGAAATCGCACCAGTCAACATTCGTGAAATCTCGCCAAAAGTATTTGACGCCATCCGTAACGAAGCGATTCCAATGATTTTCATCGATATGGCTGATCCGGCAGTTGTATTGAAGAAGGTGCAGGATAGCCTGAAATAA
- a CDS encoding helix-turn-helix transcriptional regulator encodes MSARILHFISPPIPYFVDCGHASYEIGDYHIDRNCIGVFDLIVVVKGILPVGENEVLWELREGEGMILLPDGHHYGFAPCTEKTEIIWIHFQTFGSWQECADMSECLGNQQALIEEHKSKAYLNHADVCSIFIPKHMKISAKAMEQLELFFEQESEPKSMRNWRRQAIFQSFLQYLDRDLASPSDATAIHLAEQIELYIRSHYMHDLTNPVLQKALNYHPNYLAKSMLKVYGMTPMAYLQYYRIEQSKRLLLLTSWPVARIAEEVGFHHVSHYSSCFSKKEGLSPSAFRSKFAKER; translated from the coding sequence ATGAGTGCACGCATCCTGCATTTCATTTCACCGCCTATTCCTTATTTTGTTGACTGCGGTCATGCATCGTACGAAATCGGTGATTATCATATCGACCGCAACTGCATAGGCGTATTCGATCTGATCGTGGTCGTCAAAGGTATTCTACCGGTCGGCGAGAATGAAGTACTATGGGAATTGCGGGAAGGTGAAGGGATGATTCTCCTCCCGGACGGCCATCATTACGGGTTTGCCCCCTGCACGGAGAAAACAGAAATTATCTGGATTCATTTCCAGACCTTCGGCAGCTGGCAGGAGTGTGCCGATATGAGCGAATGTCTCGGCAATCAGCAGGCATTAATCGAGGAGCACAAAAGTAAAGCCTACCTCAATCACGCCGATGTCTGTTCGATCTTTATCCCGAAGCATATGAAGATCTCTGCCAAAGCAATGGAACAGCTGGAGCTGTTCTTCGAACAGGAATCCGAGCCGAAATCGATGCGTAACTGGCGGCGCCAGGCGATCTTCCAGTCCTTCCTGCAATATCTGGACCGGGATCTGGCCTCGCCGAGCGACGCTACAGCGATTCATCTGGCGGAACAGATCGAGCTGTACATCCGCAGCCATTACATGCATGATCTCACCAATCCGGTGCTCCAGAAGGCATTAAACTATCATCCCAACTACCTGGCGAAAAGCATGCTTAAAGTCTATGGCATGACACCAATGGCGTATCTGCAATATTACCGGATTGAGCAATCCAAGCGGCTGCTGCTCCTAACTTCCTGGCCTGTGGCGCGAATTGCCGAGGAGGTCGGCTTCCATCATGTATCGCATTATTCCTCCTGCTTCTCCAAGAAGGAAGGTCTCTCCCCATCGGCGTTCCGCAGCAAATTTGCAAAGGAGCGCTAG